The genomic DNA GCTCAGCCTGGAGATGGACATCGAGGCCGATCTGGGCATCGACTCCATCAAACGCGTGGAGATCCTCTCCGCCCTGGAGGAGCGCCACCCCGAGCTGCCCCCGGTGGCCCCGGACACCATGGCCGGCCTGCGCACCCTGGGTCAGATCATCACCCATCTGACACCCGCCGCCGGCAGCACGCCGGCAGCGGCCCCGCAGGAGCCCCTGACGGTGGTCCCAGCCCCGCCCCCGGAGACCTCCAGCGGCGTGCAGCGCCAGGTGGTCACGCTGCTGACCGCCGGCGAGGAGCGCACAACCGTCTCGCTTCCCGCAGACCTCCCGGTTGCCGTCACCGACAACGGCACACCGCTTTCGGCAGCGATCGCATCCGAACTGGCCACGGCCGGCTTTGCCAGCCTGCATTTGCCAGCGCCTGAATTGCTGGCCGATGAGCGGATCGAAACGGCGGCTGGTCTGGTGCTGTTGCCCGTCCCGGCGCCGGCTGCGGGCGACGCCAGCGACGGCCTTAAAATGGCCTTTCGCCTGGCCCAGCGGGCCGAAACCGGCCTGAGGGCCGCCGCCGTCCGGCAGGGGGCCCTGCTGGCCAGCGTCACCTGCCTGGACGGCGCCTTCGGGTTTAACGGCGGGCGTATCGACGATCCCTACCAGGGCGGCCTGGCCGGCCTGATCAAAACCGCCGCCATCGAGTGGCCCACAGTGACCTGCCACGCGCTGGACGTCGACCCCGAGTGGCAGGACTGGCCCCGAGTGGCCCAGGCCGTGGTGCAACAGCTGCTGCGGCCCACCCGCCCGGGAGCCGTCGAAACCGGGTTGAGCGCCGCGGGATGCGTGCAGCTCGGCCTGCGGCCGGCCGCTGTTTCCCAAGGACCGCTGAACATCGCAGCGGGTGAGGTGGTGGTGGTCAGCGGCGGCGCCCGCGGGGTTACAGCCCAAAGCGCTTTGGAACTGGCGCGCGCGGTCCAGCCGACCCTTGTCCTGCTGGGTCGCAGCCCGCTGCCCAGCGGTCAGCCGGCTTGGCTGAAGGGGCTGACCGATGAAAAAGCCGTTAAAAAGGCGATTATCGTCAACGAACTCCGGGGACAGCCAGTTTCGCCGGTGGTGGTGGAAAGTGCCTTTCAAAAACACCGCGCCGCCCGTGAAATCGCCCGCAACCTCGAAAAGATGCGCGCCACCGGCGCCCAGGTCCATTACCATGCCATCGACGTCACCGACGCCGACCAAGTCAAACGCCTGCTGGACAGTGTTCGGGCAGACTACGGTCCGGTTCGGGCGATCCTCCACGGCGCCGGCGTACTGGAAGACCGCCAGATCGGCTCCAAAACGGCCGAACAGTTCGACCGGGTGTTCGACACCAAGGTGGCCGGCCTGGTGGCCCTCCTGGAGGCCCTCCCGGCGGACGAACTGCGGTATCTGGTGATCTTCTCGTCGGTGGCCGGGCGCATGGGCAACCGCGGCCAGGTGGACTACGCCATGGCCAACGAGGTGCTCAACAAGCTCGCCTGTCAGGTGGCCCGGCAGCGGCCCGGCTGCAAGGTAAGCGCCATCAACTGGGGCCCCTGGGACGGCGGCATGGTGACGGCGGCCCTGAAGCGCGAATTCCAGCGTCGGGGCGTCGGGCTGATACCCGCCCAGGAGGGGGCAGCCTGCCTTGTGCGGGAGATGAGTGGCGCCGCCACCGAACCTGTCGAGGTCGTCATCGGCAGCGCGCTTCAGCCGTCACAAGAAGCAGCGCCGGCGCAACCGCCGGCGGCGGTCCCCAGCACCCCGCTCTATCTGACCCAGAAACACGAAGTGGACGTCGCCACTTACCCGGTTCTCGCCTCGCACCAGATCGACGGGTTGCCGGTGGTGCCCTTTGCCCTGATGGCGGAGTGGTTCGGCGACAGCGCTCTGCATGCCAACCCGGGCCTGGTCTTCACCGGGCTTGACAACATCCGGCTGCTCAAGGGCATCCGCCTGGAAAACGGCACCAAGACCATTCGCCTGATGGCCGCCAAGCCCCGCAGAAGGGATGGGGTTTTCGAAGTCGAGATGGAAATTCGCAACGGCTTCAAGGGCGGCCAGGAAATGATCCATTCCCGCGCGCGGGCGATTTTAAACGATGTCCCCCCCACCCCGCGAACTGTCAGCGCCGGCGACATCACGCTGGCGGGTGAAAGGCCCTACCCGCGCAGCGTCGATGAAATCTATGACGAGATCCTCTTTCATGGTCGAAGCCTCCGGGGTATCACCGAGATCGTCGGCATTTCATCGGCGGGCATCGTCGCGCGAATTGCCGCAGCGCCCGAGCCCGCCCGCTGGATCGCGCGGCCGACCCGGCGGCAGTGGGTGGCCGACCCCTTGGTCTTGGATGCCGCCTTCCAGTTGGCCATCGTTTGGTGCCACGAGGAAAGGCAGGCCGTTTGCCTGCCGAGCTACTGTGCCCGCTACCGCCAGTACTGCCGGCGTTTCCCCGTCGAGGGGGTCACGGCCTTTTTCCAGGTCAGCGCTGTGACGGCCCGCAAGGTACGCGGCGACTTCACCTTCCTCGGCGCCCGCAACGAGGTCCTGGCCGAGATGACGGGCTATGAGGCGATCATCGACGCCGATTTGATCCGGGCTTTCAAACCTGGCAGCAACGCCCTGTGTGCCTGAGTGCTGACAACTGTGAAAAAATTGGGCCGACTGGCGGCGGCGCTGGTGCTGCTGGCGCTGCTGCCTTGGGCCGGGTTGCACCCGGCAGCCGGGGGCGTCCCGACTGAAGCCAAGCTGCCCGAGGCCCTTGGGCCTGGCATCGAGCATCTTTTCTCCCTCCTGGCGTCCCCCCAGAGCAGCGTTTTCCAGCCAGCCTTGGTCGCCCCGGTACTGGCCTTCGTGCGGGAACCAAAACCCGCGGACACCCTTTACTATGCCGACAGCCCCGCGGAGCTGACATCGGCCTTCTACGAATTCGATATCGCCTGCTCGCTGACGCACATGCTGCGCTACGCCTTCAACCCGGAGGTGCCCGGCTACCTGCTGATGCCCTCTTCGATTCGCTACTCCAGCTGGTCGGAGGTTAACGGCCGCCCCCAGCCCCTGCCCCGGCTGTGGGAGGTGGCCATCACCCCGGGTGATTTTCACTTGGTCCGGGGGGTCGAGGAAATTGAAATCACCCCGGACCTTTTCACCGGCGCCTATTACCGTTACACCACCGACAATCTCCTGATCCTGTGTTACCATGAGGGCCAACGGGTCCTGATTTCGCTCTCCAAACAGCAGCGGCCGTCGGGGGTCGGCAAAAGGGGGGTGGTGCTGGGAGGGGATGCGGAGTGGGATTACTTCTACACGGGCCAACCGGGACTGGAAAAGGCGGGGCTGGGTTGGGTGAAATCCCATATGTACGATTCCCTGACCCTGATGGTCTACTACGAACTGGACCCGCAGGCGCCACTGCTGCGCTGCGCCACGTTCAAATGGCTGCGAGCCGGCTGGGCGGATATCAACTTTGTTCGAAAAACCCACATCCAACGGGGGCTTGAGCGCTTCGGCGAAGATTTCAAAGAACTCCTCGAAACCCCGCTGCTGCCTGAACCCGACGAGATCGGCCGGGTGACCACCGGTTTCAAAAACCTGCCCATGACCGCCCTGCGGGAAACCGCACGCGACCACTTCGCCAGTCTCCAGAGCCGCTACGGCCGCGGCGACGAGGACCTCCACGCGCGCATCGAAACCGTTTTGAGCGACGACCGCTACCTGAACCAAATGAGCCGCGAGGAACTGGAAGCCATTCTGGTGAAGGCCTACCTCAAATGCCGCGTCGGCAAGAAACCGGGGCCCGGCCCGGCCACCGGGTTCTGCCAAGAATTAACCCAGCTTGTCCCCCGCCGCCCATGAGAAGCACGGGAAGGAGACCAACGGGTGTCGCCGGCCGGCTGCAATGGGGGGGCTTGGGTTGAAGCCGGCGCCCAGTTGATCGTCAGGTGGGCGTTCGCGACAGCGGATTTAACTGGACCCCGGCCATTTGAGGGCCTAACCGGCACTTGCGAGCGCCAGGCGGGCCAGATGATGGGCCCGCCGCAGGGGCTCCGGCAGACGGCAGCCCCGGCAGCAGGCCAGCACGCAGGCCACGGCCGTGTCGAGGGTGATGCGGTGGCCAATGGAGACGAATACCGGGCGGACTCCCTGACGGGTGCGCACCACCGCCCCCACCCGCTGGGTGCCGTCGAAAAGGGGCGCAGCACACCCCGCTTCGGGACCAGGTTCGCGGTAGACGCCGATCAGTCGGGTTTTGGCGCAGCCGACGGTGGCAAGGTCGGTCACCACCCCCAGATGACATGCCGCTCCAAACCGGCGGGGATGCGCCCTGCCGTGACCGTCCACCAGAACCACGTCGGGGGGGTATGCCAACCTGCGCAGCGCGCGTGTCATCAGCGGAAGTTCGCGCAGGGCGAAAAAACCCGGTAAGTAGTCAAAAACACCGCGTTTGACGGCAACCGCCGATGCCACCTCTTGGAGGTGGGGCAGCCCAAAGACCGCCACCGCTGCACAGGCCCATGCCCCCCGATAGGCGACATCGATTCCCGCCACCCGCTGGATGGGTTGAACGGCGTCGTCTTCGATCACCCGGTGCTCCAAACGCCGCTGCAGGTCCCTGGCACGGTCCAGGAGATCTTCTTTTCCAGACGGCAAACAAGCGCGCCGCCGGGTGGTGCAACTCGAGGCCATTCACCCCCCATTTTCTTTTCCCTTTCCGGGCACCGCTGCCGACCCACCATAGTGCACCGGCAGCGATCGGAAAAGGGGAAAGGGGGTCCCGGCAAATCACGCCCACCGGGATTACGGGCGCCAACGAATCTCGGCGGCGGTTTGGGGGCCGATCAGGGTGTACTGCAGGCTGGGGGGCATCCGGGTTTCCCGGGCGGCGATGGGGATGCGGCCGGCCATGATTTCGGCCGCCTGCTGGGGGTAGAGGGGGTCTTGATCGGGTCGGGCAAACCCCAAGGGGAAAAGGGGAAGTCCGCTGGCGGGATCGTACTTGTCCGTCGCCCCCACGGTGTGGAGCAACTCGTGGGCGATGACGACGTTGTCCCTGGCGGTGTTGTCCGCACTGGCGCGAGCATAAACGACCCCCAGGAGGCCCTTCTGGAGCCCGAGTGAATCCCGCAGCCGCCGGCCGCTGCGGGCTTCGTGGTAAAGGACGAAGATCCTGATATCGGGCGGATCCTCAGTCAGGGTATCGGCCCGCCAGGCCCAGTAGCGCAGCTGGAGACTCCACCAGATCACGGCCAGGGGGGAGCGCCCGGCGGGCGCCGCAGGGGGCAGTGTGCGGACTTCAGGGGCCAGCCGGATCCGAAAGGGATCCTCCAGCAACAGCTCGTAGCGCCGGGCCTCCTGCTGCATGAAGGCCGTGATGGGTGAAAAGCTGGCGGGGTCCAGGTTTTGGATAAATCGCCCGGCGGCATCGCTGTCGTCGGCATTGACCGGGTAGATCCCAACCGTCAGGGGGGCGTCCCAGTCGGTGCTGCGGGCCTTGGCCAGCCAGCTGTGGCCGGCCACAACGGCCAGCACCGTCAAAAGGGCCGTAATCCGGACGGCGCGCCAAAACCCCGGGGGAAGTCGGCGGCGGGGCGGCGGGGGGGCAGCTGCGGGCCTGCTTGAAGTTGTCCCGGCGCGGGGCGAGCAAACCTGGTATTTGGCGAAAATGATCCCGCAGCGGGCGCAGGCCTCATTCTCAGGCTGATCGAATCCGCAGTGCGGACAGCGCAGTCTTTTGGGCGGCTGCGTGCCGGCCGGGGGTGAAGCTGCGGCCGGCGACGTGTCGGGGGGAATGCCCGGCCGGATCTCGCAGCACGCCCCGGCGGCGGTCAAGGCCCGCTGGTAGCGGCGGGCGTCCGCGGCGTCGAGAACTGTTTTGACCACCACTGATTGCCCAGTCAGAAGCTTGGCCGCCGGCGCCCGCCCCTTGAAGAGGGCTGCCAGGTTGCGCACCACTTGCTCGCGGTCGAAACCGGGAAGCGGCGTGCCTGTGGCAATGACGGTGAAACGGGGCATGGCGAAAAACCTGAAACGCTTTCGTTCAGCCGCGAATCGGCAACCCACGGCAACCGGCGCCGATCGCAGCCCGA from Desulfobacteraceae bacterium includes the following:
- a CDS encoding endonuclease V; this encodes MPSGKEDLLDRARDLQRRLEHRVIEDDAVQPIQRVAGIDVAYRGAWACAAVAVFGLPHLQEVASAVAVKRGVFDYLPGFFALRELPLMTRALRRLAYPPDVVLVDGHGRAHPRRFGAACHLGVVTDLATVGCAKTRLIGVYREPGPEAGCAAPLFDGTQRVGAVVRTRQGVRPVFVSIGHRITLDTAVACVLACCRGCRLPEPLRRAHHLARLALASAG
- a CDS encoding SDR family NAD(P)-dependent oxidoreductase, encoding LSLEMDIEADLGIDSIKRVEILSALEERHPELPPVAPDTMAGLRTLGQIITHLTPAAGSTPAAAPQEPLTVVPAPPPETSSGVQRQVVTLLTAGEERTTVSLPADLPVAVTDNGTPLSAAIASELATAGFASLHLPAPELLADERIETAAGLVLLPVPAPAAGDASDGLKMAFRLAQRAETGLRAAAVRQGALLASVTCLDGAFGFNGGRIDDPYQGGLAGLIKTAAIEWPTVTCHALDVDPEWQDWPRVAQAVVQQLLRPTRPGAVETGLSAAGCVQLGLRPAAVSQGPLNIAAGEVVVVSGGARGVTAQSALELARAVQPTLVLLGRSPLPSGQPAWLKGLTDEKAVKKAIIVNELRGQPVSPVVVESAFQKHRAAREIARNLEKMRATGAQVHYHAIDVTDADQVKRLLDSVRADYGPVRAILHGAGVLEDRQIGSKTAEQFDRVFDTKVAGLVALLEALPADELRYLVIFSSVAGRMGNRGQVDYAMANEVLNKLACQVARQRPGCKVSAINWGPWDGGMVTAALKREFQRRGVGLIPAQEGAACLVREMSGAATEPVEVVIGSALQPSQEAAPAQPPAAVPSTPLYLTQKHEVDVATYPVLASHQIDGLPVVPFALMAEWFGDSALHANPGLVFTGLDNIRLLKGIRLENGTKTIRLMAAKPRRRDGVFEVEMEIRNGFKGGQEMIHSRARAILNDVPPTPRTVSAGDITLAGERPYPRSVDEIYDEILFHGRSLRGITEIVGISSAGIVARIAAAPEPARWIARPTRRQWVADPLVLDAAFQLAIVWCHEERQAVCLPSYCARYRQYCRRFPVEGVTAFFQVSAVTARKVRGDFTFLGARNEVLAEMTGYEAIIDADLIRAFKPGSNALCA